The proteins below are encoded in one region of Ochotona princeps isolate mOchPri1 chromosome 24, mOchPri1.hap1, whole genome shotgun sequence:
- the LOC131483266 gene encoding speedy protein E4-like encodes MASCEADSQIEDCPQEAMVADEVPGPSAFPNSGSDSEMEAATEMQGPCPQGCRASSPQNSSHRCRQSTEPMKSWAVEWLLGLKMRLKKQHVTPVLQGHLASGLQGELAMEPNPKVLIHKRTSPMESWAVEWLIGSKMRLKKQRVSTVLPEHHKVFNRLLEDPVVKRFLAWDKQLRLSDKYLLAMVVAYLSRAGLFSWQYRRIHFFVALYLANDMEEDDEAPKQAIFSFLYGRNYAQRPFFHKLRLQFMRCMAWKARVTLEECEEIQAYDPELWVWGRDRALLC; translated from the exons ATGGCCAGCTGTGAAGCAGACTCCCAGATCGAGGACTGTCCCCAAGAGGCGATGGTGGCTGATGAAGTCCCAGGACCATCAG CCTTCCCAAACTCGGGGTCGGACTCGGAGATGGAGGCGGCAACTGAGATGCAGGGCCCCTGCCCTCAGGGCTGCAGGGCGAGCTCGCCCCAGAACTCCAGCCACAGGTGCAGACAAAGCACAGAGCCCATGAAGAGCTGGGCTGTGGAGTGGCTTCTCGGGCTGAAGATGAGGCTGAAGAAGCAGCAT GTGACACCTGTGCTGCAAGGGCACCTGGCCTCAGGGCTGCAGGGCGAGCTGGCTATGGAGCCCAACCCAAAGGTGCTGATACACAAGCGCACAAGCCCCATGGAGAGCTGGGCTGTGGAGTGGCTCATCGGGTCGAAGATGAGGCTGAAGAAGCAGCGTGTGTCCACGGTGCTGCCTGAGCACCACAAGGTCTTCAACAGGCTGCTCG AGGATCCAGTGGTCAAGCGGTTCCTGGCCTGGGACAAGCAGCTGAGACTATCTGACAAG tACCTGCTGGCCATGGTCGTGGCCTACCTCAGCAGAGCCGGCCTCTTCTCCTGGCAGTACAGGCGCATCCATTTCTTTGTAGCTCT CTACCTCGCCAACGACATGGAGGAGGACGACGAGGCCCCCAAGCAGgccatcttctccttcctctATGGCAGGAACTACGCCCAGCGGCCCTTCTTCCACAAACTGCGCCTGCAGTTCATGCGCTGCATGGCCTGGAAGGCCAGGGTCACCCTGGAGGAGTGTGAGGAG ATCCAAGCCTATGACCCAGAGCTCTGGGTGTGGGGGCGAGACCGGGCCCTCCTTTGCTAA